A region from the Desulfosoma sp. genome encodes:
- a CDS encoding MerR family DNA-binding transcriptional regulator: protein MAKDNQKSERFFTISELAAQLDISPRTIRFYEEKGLITPRRTPGNQRVYTLKDRARLKLILRGKRFGFSLDEIAEMIGLADTDMDEAAQIRKSLDYGRKKLNEIRDRMKDLIILEQDLLAVQKKLEKRLEELTREDKGGEETKL, encoded by the coding sequence ATGGCCAAGGACAACCAGAAATCAGAAAGGTTTTTCACCATTTCCGAATTGGCCGCTCAACTGGACATAAGCCCTAGAACCATCCGTTTTTACGAGGAAAAAGGCCTCATCACCCCTCGGCGCACTCCGGGCAATCAGCGCGTCTATACGCTCAAGGACCGTGCGCGCCTCAAACTTATTCTTCGAGGAAAACGTTTTGGATTTTCCCTGGATGAAATCGCCGAAATGATCGGCTTAGCCGATACGGACATGGACGAAGCGGCCCAGATTCGAAAGAGCCTCGATTACGGCCGCAAAAAACTGAATGAAATTCGGGACCGCATGAAAGACCTCATTATTCTCGAACAGGACCTCTTGGCCGTACAGAAGAAACTCGAAAAACGCCTAGAAGAACTGACAAGAGAGGACAAGGGCGGGGAGGAAACAAAACTATGA
- a CDS encoding SPFH domain-containing protein, with product MGTNNVVFLEAIEWFDPSGKDMLHRIPEEGSGEIKFGAQLTVRESQVAVLFYQGKAVAAFGPGRHTLKTANIPILTKLLSLPWAFTSPLRAEVYFVNTKTFTNLKWGTRDPVAFRDAALGLVRLRAHGVVNVRIVQPVLFINRLVGTLGRFTTEDVEEYLSRVIVSRLNDLMGEELTSLLDLPGRYDAWAEKLKARLAEDASHFGMALTHLYINAITPPEEVQRAIDDRSKLGAFEDLNKLLKLKAASAMEKAAENPGTGGEAAGIGLAFMIPGLMAEAFREHKPSDRHSAPGPQCPDCHSSVPENAQFCPHCGHQLVVFNQCPYCSKNLSPTARYCPRCGNAVSKEVLEKKCRHCGASNLPQAVFCDQCGERL from the coding sequence ATGGGAACGAACAATGTGGTTTTTTTGGAAGCCATCGAGTGGTTTGATCCTTCAGGCAAAGACATGCTTCATCGCATCCCTGAGGAAGGATCGGGAGAAATCAAGTTCGGGGCCCAGTTGACCGTGCGCGAAAGTCAAGTGGCGGTCCTTTTTTACCAAGGGAAAGCCGTAGCGGCTTTCGGTCCCGGCCGTCACACACTCAAAACCGCCAACATTCCCATTTTAACCAAGCTTTTGAGTCTTCCTTGGGCTTTCACCAGCCCGCTTCGAGCGGAAGTCTATTTCGTCAACACCAAGACCTTTACCAACCTCAAATGGGGCACTCGAGATCCTGTAGCCTTTCGAGATGCCGCTTTGGGGCTGGTTCGTCTTCGAGCCCACGGTGTGGTCAATGTGCGTATTGTGCAGCCGGTTTTGTTCATCAACCGACTCGTAGGCACCCTAGGTCGATTCACCACGGAAGATGTGGAAGAATACCTGAGCCGCGTTATCGTGTCTCGACTGAACGACCTTATGGGTGAAGAACTCACAAGCCTTCTCGATCTACCCGGCCGCTACGACGCTTGGGCAGAAAAGCTCAAGGCACGCCTCGCAGAAGATGCCTCTCATTTCGGCATGGCCCTCACGCATCTCTACATCAATGCCATCACCCCTCCCGAAGAAGTCCAACGGGCCATCGACGATCGAAGCAAGCTGGGTGCCTTTGAGGACTTAAACAAACTTTTGAAACTTAAGGCCGCCTCGGCCATGGAAAAAGCTGCGGAAAACCCGGGAACAGGCGGCGAAGCGGCTGGAATCGGTTTGGCTTTCATGATTCCAGGCCTCATGGCCGAAGCCTTTCGAGAACACAAACCCTCAGACCGCCACAGCGCCCCGGGACCTCAATGCCCGGACTGCCACAGTTCTGTTCCTGAAAACGCTCAGTTTTGCCCTCACTGCGGACATCAGCTGGTGGTTTTCAATCAGTGCCCTTACTGCAGCAAGAACCTGTCTCCTACCGCCCGCTATTGCCCACGGTGCGGGAATGCGGTGTCCAAAGAGGTCTTGGAAAAGAAATGCCGACACTGCGGAGCGTCCAACCTTCCCCAAGCTGTTTTTTGCGATCAGTGCGGTGAAAGGCTTTAA
- a CDS encoding acyl-CoA synthetase translates to MKVIRPLTEDAKKHFHQFDRESIAFLRSRYNRITRWVIADIVRRSAYRYPDKPALIFGDQTLTYAQLEEATNRVAQGLLALGLKRFDRVAILAHNTVHHVLTWLGTAKAGGIYLAINYLLRGKDIAYCINHSEARFFIVEDALAELVDGVLEEMPTVSHRIWSNQGAGRAAPQGWLDFDSWAEAQSAEEPEVELHIEDPVQMTYTSGTESLPKGVVLTNQSLMAQYMGCIVDGEYSPQDVNLNALPIFHCAQRDVFLTPFFWLGATNVLLPTADIPTILQKIEEHRATVFFAPPTVWIGLLRHPDFDKRDLSSVQKGYYGASIMPVEVLKEIQRRLPSCQRLYNYYGQTELSPYHTILKPADQLTKPGSAGMGGLNMETALLDDLCRPIVGPGIPGEICGRGPHVMLMYFKDPDKTEEAMAGGWFHSGDVGVYDQDRYITVVDRKKDMVKTGGENVSTREVEEVIYKNPRVSEVAVIGVPHPKWIEAVTAIVVPKAGETITEEEIVALCKKELAGFKVPKAVVVVEALPKTPTGKILKRDLRRHYQSLFS, encoded by the coding sequence ATGAAAGTCATAAGGCCGCTCACCGAGGATGCCAAAAAACACTTTCACCAGTTCGACCGGGAAAGCATCGCCTTTTTGCGATCGCGCTACAACAGAATCACGCGTTGGGTAATCGCGGACATCGTGCGGCGCAGCGCTTATCGGTATCCAGATAAGCCCGCTTTGATTTTCGGCGACCAAACCCTGACCTACGCGCAACTGGAAGAGGCCACAAACCGTGTGGCTCAAGGGCTTTTGGCCCTGGGATTGAAGCGCTTTGACCGCGTCGCCATTTTGGCGCACAACACCGTTCATCATGTGCTCACATGGCTCGGCACGGCCAAGGCTGGAGGCATTTACTTGGCCATCAACTATTTGCTTCGAGGCAAGGATATCGCCTATTGCATCAACCATTCGGAAGCCAGGTTTTTTATCGTGGAAGACGCACTGGCTGAGCTTGTGGACGGAGTTCTGGAGGAGATGCCAACGGTGTCCCATCGGATCTGGTCCAACCAGGGAGCGGGTCGTGCCGCTCCGCAAGGCTGGCTGGATTTCGACTCTTGGGCGGAAGCCCAGTCGGCTGAAGAGCCCGAGGTGGAGCTGCACATTGAAGATCCTGTGCAAATGACCTACACAAGCGGGACTGAATCCCTGCCCAAGGGTGTGGTGCTCACCAACCAGTCCCTTATGGCCCAATACATGGGTTGCATCGTGGATGGGGAATACAGTCCTCAGGACGTGAACCTCAATGCACTGCCCATCTTTCACTGTGCGCAGCGCGATGTGTTTCTGACCCCCTTTTTCTGGCTTGGGGCCACCAATGTGTTGCTCCCCACGGCCGATATACCGACCATTTTACAGAAGATCGAAGAACATCGCGCCACGGTCTTTTTCGCACCTCCCACCGTATGGATCGGGCTGTTGCGTCATCCTGACTTTGACAAAAGGGATCTGTCCTCGGTTCAGAAGGGATATTATGGGGCGTCCATCATGCCTGTGGAGGTGTTAAAGGAAATTCAGCGTCGGCTTCCGTCATGCCAAAGGCTCTATAATTACTACGGCCAAACAGAACTTTCACCGTATCACACGATTCTCAAACCCGCCGACCAGCTGACCAAACCGGGATCAGCCGGTATGGGCGGTCTGAACATGGAAACAGCCCTCTTGGACGATCTCTGTCGTCCGATTGTCGGTCCCGGAATTCCCGGCGAAATTTGCGGCCGCGGTCCTCATGTCATGCTCATGTATTTCAAAGATCCGGACAAGACCGAAGAAGCCATGGCCGGCGGGTGGTTTCACTCAGGAGATGTGGGCGTCTACGATCAAGACCGTTACATCACCGTGGTGGACCGCAAAAAGGACATGGTGAAAACAGGCGGCGAAAACGTCTCCACTCGTGAAGTGGAAGAAGTCATTTACAAGAATCCGCGTGTTTCGGAAGTGGCCGTTATCGGTGTGCCGCACCCCAAATGGATTGAGGCGGTGACCGCCATCGTGGTGCCCAAGGCCGGGGAAACTATTACGGAAGAAGAGATTGTCGCCCTATGCAAAAAGGAGCTGGCAGGTTTTAAGGTGCCCAAGGCCGTGGTTGTGGTGGAGGCTTTACCCAAAACACCTACAGGAAAGATTCTCAAAAGGGATCTTCGGCGCCACTACCAGAGTCTGTTTTCCTAA
- a CDS encoding OB-fold domain-containing protein: protein MVGIVAYGAFLPRYRLERKTIAKAMAWINPSLWALGGGEKAVAGADEDAITLAAAAARNACRFHPDPACTALFAASSTFPYAERQNAAIVREALSLSETSTVLDVTGSTRAGTSAVFAAAAHVASGASMRAMAVAADARRAKMGGPEEFLFGDGAAALLMGSDGVLAELVGSLSISVDFPGPVRENEKKIARSWEERWIRDEGYVSLIPRAVKDYLAREKLSPEAFSTVIYPCPYPREHGLIAAKLGLPAEKVADSLAAQVGDTGTAHPLLMLCRVLESASPGEHILVVGYGSGVDVLHFRVTEAAASFKPAWTFESLLARRSLLDSYEKALAFREMVPVETGLRGEFQAETPLSVQWRYRRTILGLEGSRCRRCGTPQFPPQRICAIGECQAVDEMEPYLFSDKPGRIFSYTGDNLAFCLDPPQIYGIVDFEGGGRMMLDFTDCALESLHVDQPVELHLRRKYHDPQRGLHTYFWKAVPVASARK from the coding sequence ATGGTCGGCATTGTTGCTTACGGGGCGTTTCTACCCAGGTATCGCTTGGAGAGGAAAACGATCGCCAAAGCCATGGCCTGGATCAATCCCAGCCTATGGGCTCTAGGGGGTGGGGAAAAGGCCGTGGCGGGTGCGGACGAAGACGCCATCACATTGGCGGCTGCGGCGGCGCGAAACGCCTGCCGGTTTCACCCCGATCCCGCCTGCACCGCTCTTTTTGCCGCATCGTCCACATTCCCCTACGCGGAACGTCAGAACGCCGCCATTGTACGGGAGGCTTTAAGCCTCTCGGAAACATCCACCGTTTTGGATGTGACGGGATCGACCCGAGCCGGCACATCGGCTGTATTTGCAGCGGCCGCCCATGTGGCGAGCGGGGCTTCGATGCGAGCGATGGCTGTGGCGGCCGATGCACGGCGTGCCAAAATGGGCGGTCCCGAAGAATTCCTCTTCGGAGACGGTGCAGCGGCCCTCCTGATGGGATCCGATGGTGTTCTCGCCGAACTGGTGGGGTCCTTATCCATAAGTGTCGATTTTCCAGGGCCGGTTCGAGAAAACGAGAAGAAAATAGCGCGATCCTGGGAAGAACGTTGGATTCGGGACGAGGGCTATGTGTCGCTCATTCCTCGAGCCGTCAAAGATTATCTCGCTCGGGAAAAGCTCTCACCAGAGGCTTTTTCTACGGTCATTTACCCTTGCCCGTATCCCAGGGAACACGGCTTGATTGCCGCCAAGCTGGGACTTCCTGCCGAAAAGGTGGCCGATTCTCTTGCGGCTCAGGTGGGAGATACTGGAACGGCTCATCCCCTCCTCATGCTGTGCCGCGTTTTGGAATCGGCTTCCCCGGGAGAGCACATCCTGGTGGTTGGATACGGAAGTGGCGTGGATGTGCTCCACTTTCGGGTCACCGAAGCCGCCGCTTCTTTCAAACCTGCCTGGACATTCGAATCCCTTTTGGCCCGCAGATCCCTGCTCGATTCTTACGAAAAAGCTTTAGCCTTTCGTGAAATGGTCCCCGTGGAAACAGGGCTTCGAGGCGAATTTCAGGCGGAAACACCCCTCTCGGTGCAGTGGCGGTATCGGCGGACCATTTTGGGATTGGAGGGATCTCGGTGTCGTCGGTGCGGCACGCCCCAGTTTCCACCCCAGCGCATCTGTGCCATCGGAGAATGCCAGGCGGTGGATGAGATGGAACCTTACCTTTTTTCCGATAAACCCGGTCGCATCTTCAGCTACACGGGAGACAACCTGGCTTTCTGCCTGGATCCGCCGCAGATCTACGGTATCGTGGACTTTGAAGGGGGAGGGCGCATGATGCTGGATTTCACTGATTGCGCCTTGGAGTCCCTTCATGTGGATCAGCCGGTGGAACTGCATCTTCGACGCAAATACCATGACCCTCAGCGCGGCCTTCACACCTATTTCTGGAAGGCCGTTCCTGTGGCATCGGCGCGTAAGTAA
- a CDS encoding long-chain fatty acid--CoA ligase, with amino-acid sequence MALNIIKGFPATSNDAYPLNLITFLKHAARNYPETEVVSRNLDGTLHRSTYGEVDRRVRRLAKALTKLGVAPGDRVGALDWNTHRFMELYFAVSGIGAVLLELNPRISAAERTYVINHSEARFVVVAASLRPLMEPLAAECPTVQGLIVLDDVGKGVGESAFPAAYDYETLIAESDEDFEFPWIDETSACTACYTSGTTGKPKGVYNSHRAMYLHTLAIAQALHMTQNDVIMQLVPMFHAQGWGMFFCGPMLGAKLVFPGRYTMEDPSPLVDLLVDQKVTVTCGAPAIFLPMLHHIKNLPAKPDLTGLRMISGATEPPLALMKGFFELGGAQVIHAYGATETAPLVTINHLKPSLKDLSEEERWELRKKQGLPVVGLDVAILGPDGKTLPRDGKSVGEVLIRGPWITRTYYNDPRSAESFTEDGYWRSGDAGTIDPNGYLKITDRFKDLIKSGGEWISSIDLENAIMAHPDVLEAAVIGIPHPKWEERPLALVVVKEAARGSVTKEAILDFIRPHFAKWQLPDDVLFVESIPKTSVGKFAKRVAREQYAGHYGA; translated from the coding sequence ATGGCCTTGAACATCATCAAAGGGTTTCCTGCAACATCCAACGACGCTTATCCCTTGAACCTGATCACCTTTTTAAAGCATGCTGCGAGAAATTATCCCGAAACGGAAGTCGTCTCCAGGAACCTGGACGGAACGTTGCACCGAAGCACCTACGGCGAGGTGGACCGGCGCGTGCGACGTCTCGCCAAGGCCTTAACCAAGCTCGGAGTGGCTCCAGGGGACCGTGTGGGAGCCTTGGACTGGAACACCCATCGTTTCATGGAACTTTATTTTGCCGTTTCCGGAATCGGGGCGGTGCTTTTGGAACTTAATCCCCGCATTTCGGCTGCCGAGCGCACTTATGTGATCAACCACAGCGAAGCGCGATTCGTGGTGGTGGCCGCATCCTTGAGACCCCTCATGGAACCTCTGGCCGCCGAATGCCCGACGGTGCAAGGACTGATCGTTTTGGACGATGTGGGCAAAGGGGTGGGTGAAAGCGCCTTTCCCGCGGCTTACGACTATGAAACCCTTATCGCCGAAAGCGACGAAGACTTTGAATTTCCCTGGATTGATGAAACCTCCGCCTGCACGGCCTGTTACACCTCGGGAACCACGGGAAAGCCTAAAGGTGTCTACAATTCCCATCGAGCCATGTACCTGCACACTTTGGCTATTGCCCAGGCGCTGCACATGACTCAAAACGATGTTATTATGCAACTTGTGCCCATGTTCCACGCTCAAGGCTGGGGAATGTTCTTCTGCGGGCCCATGCTTGGAGCCAAACTTGTGTTTCCGGGCCGCTATACCATGGAAGACCCATCACCTTTGGTCGACTTGCTGGTGGATCAAAAAGTGACCGTCACCTGCGGCGCTCCGGCCATTTTTCTGCCTATGCTGCACCATATTAAAAACCTGCCCGCCAAGCCGGACCTTACGGGGTTACGTATGATCAGTGGAGCCACGGAACCTCCCCTGGCCCTGATGAAAGGCTTCTTCGAGTTGGGTGGGGCTCAGGTCATTCACGCCTACGGGGCTACGGAAACGGCTCCTCTCGTCACCATTAACCATCTTAAGCCTTCGCTTAAGGATTTGTCGGAAGAAGAGCGGTGGGAGCTTCGAAAAAAGCAGGGGCTTCCCGTGGTGGGACTGGACGTGGCGATCTTGGGTCCGGACGGCAAGACTCTTCCGCGAGATGGCAAGAGTGTGGGAGAGGTGCTCATTCGAGGCCCTTGGATCACGCGGACCTATTACAACGATCCCCGAAGCGCCGAATCTTTTACGGAAGACGGCTATTGGCGAAGCGGGGACGCGGGCACCATCGATCCCAACGGGTACCTTAAAATCACCGACCGTTTCAAGGACCTCATCAAGAGCGGCGGAGAATGGATTTCTTCCATCGATCTGGAAAACGCCATCATGGCTCATCCCGATGTGTTGGAGGCGGCGGTCATCGGGATTCCCCATCCTAAATGGGAGGAACGCCCTTTGGCCCTGGTGGTGGTGAAGGAGGCGGCCAGGGGTTCGGTGACCAAAGAAGCCATTTTGGATTTCATTCGGCCGCATTTCGCCAAATGGCAGCTTCCGGACGACGTTCTATTTGTGGAATCCATTCCCAAGACAAGTGTGGGGAAATTTGCTAAACGCGTCGCTCGAGAACAGTATGCCGGTCATTACGGAGCGTGA
- a CDS encoding enoyl-CoA hydratase-related protein → MPEFLEVLNHGSIREVVMNRPKQLNALNLGLMTELADAMTDAAVEPSVRGVLLTGRGRAFCAGGDLKWALEFNNDPGTSLHVLAGQLNRLAVQIRTMPKPVVAAVHGAAAGAGFMLALACDFRVIEESAFFQQAYTSNGLCIDGGGTFSLPRLVGLARALEIAVFDERIPAGKALEWGLVTRLVPDGTAREESLKMLQDLVCRSLHSFACVKELLNGSFQRSFEEQAEWERRFLVACARHADGREGLQAFVEKRPPRFV, encoded by the coding sequence ATGCCTGAATTTCTGGAGGTCCTAAACCACGGTTCGATTCGGGAAGTGGTCATGAATCGTCCCAAGCAATTGAACGCCTTAAATTTGGGGCTCATGACCGAATTGGCCGATGCCATGACCGATGCTGCGGTGGAACCATCCGTACGCGGCGTTTTGTTGACCGGGCGAGGGCGGGCTTTTTGTGCCGGAGGCGACTTAAAATGGGCTTTGGAATTTAACAATGATCCCGGTACCTCTTTGCACGTTCTGGCCGGGCAATTGAATCGATTGGCGGTCCAAATTCGAACTATGCCCAAGCCTGTGGTGGCCGCTGTGCATGGGGCGGCGGCCGGTGCCGGGTTCATGTTGGCTTTGGCGTGCGACTTTCGCGTCATTGAGGAGTCGGCCTTTTTCCAGCAAGCTTACACATCCAATGGACTGTGTATCGACGGTGGAGGAACCTTTTCTCTACCGCGCCTCGTGGGATTGGCTCGAGCCCTGGAGATTGCCGTTTTTGACGAACGTATTCCGGCGGGAAAGGCTTTGGAATGGGGGTTGGTGACTCGCCTTGTGCCCGACGGCACGGCTCGAGAGGAAAGCCTCAAAATGCTGCAGGATCTTGTCTGCAGATCCCTCCATTCTTTTGCCTGTGTCAAGGAACTGTTGAACGGATCGTTTCAGAGGTCTTTTGAGGAGCAGGCGGAATGGGAGCGCCGCTTCCTGGTGGCCTGTGCCCGACACGCCGACGGCCGAGAGGGGCTCCAGGCTTTTGTGGAAAAGAGGCCACCCCGTTTCGTCTAG